The following are from one region of the Planctomycetota bacterium genome:
- a CDS encoding prenyltransferase/squalene oxidase repeat-containing protein: MRLRRLFLALLLALPPFARADEESPALAKFREPVDQAIDRALEFLADNQESDGSFRSSSMRRSTAIASLAVMAFLAKGHTPGQAPYGDVLNRGIDFVVGAQQWNGMLVGDTSTHGPMYSHCIATLMLSEVSGMVDPDRQRRVDAALGKALRLILAAQKMPKPQHHKGGWRYQHNSNDSDISCSGWALMSLRAVRNAGGAVPREAIEDAIQFVLNCRQRDGGFGYQPGGGSGLARTGTALLCLELCGRHRTKEALGAGDWILRHMRDGDSDGFFYYGIYYTSQGMFQLGDEYWEKFAEHMYSTLLKMQDASDGSWHEGRGNEARAGRCYSTAMAVLALTPAYRQLPIYQR, encoded by the coding sequence ATGCGCCTCCGCCGCCTCTTCCTTGCTCTGCTCCTCGCCCTGCCGCCGTTCGCCCGCGCCGACGAGGAATCGCCCGCCCTGGCCAAGTTCCGCGAACCCGTGGACCAGGCCATCGACCGCGCCCTCGAGTTCCTCGCCGACAACCAGGAGAGCGACGGCTCGTTCCGCAGTTCCTCCATGCGCCGCTCCACCGCCATCGCCTCGCTCGCCGTCATGGCCTTCCTCGCCAAGGGCCACACCCCCGGCCAGGCCCCCTACGGCGACGTGCTCAACCGCGGCATTGACTTCGTGGTCGGCGCCCAGCAATGGAACGGCATGCTCGTGGGCGACACCTCCACCCACGGCCCCATGTACTCCCACTGCATCGCCACGCTCATGCTCAGCGAGGTCTCGGGCATGGTGGACCCCGACCGCCAGCGCCGCGTGGACGCCGCGCTGGGCAAGGCCCTCCGCCTCATCCTCGCCGCGCAGAAGATGCCCAAGCCCCAGCACCACAAGGGCGGCTGGCGCTACCAGCACAACTCCAACGACTCCGACATCTCCTGCTCCGGCTGGGCGCTGATGAGCCTCCGAGCCGTTCGCAATGCCGGCGGCGCCGTCCCACGCGAGGCCATCGAGGACGCCATCCAGTTCGTCCTCAACTGCCGCCAGCGCGACGGCGGCTTCGGCTACCAGCCCGGCGGCGGCAGCGGCCTCGCCCGCACCGGCACCGCCCTCCTCTGCCTCGAGCTGTGCGGCCGCCACCGCACCAAGGAGGCCCTCGGCGCCGGCGACTGGATTCTCCGCCACATGCGCGATGGCGACTCCGACGGCTTCTTCTACTACGGCATCTACTACACCTCTCAAGGCATGTTCCAGCTTGGCGATGAATACTGGGAGAAATTCGCCGAACACATGTACAGCACCCTCCTCAAGATGCAGGACGCCAGCGACGGCTCCTGGCACGAGGGCCGCGGCAACGAAGCCCGCGCCGGCCGCTGCTACTCCACGGCCATGGCCGTCTTGGCCTTGACCCCAGCGTACCGTCAGTTGCCGATCTACCAGCGTTGA
- a CDS encoding PEP-CTERM sorting domain-containing protein: MKTLTRKPHSLAALALLVCLAAFARPAQAMLIRGIGTGALVGGDLTDPENDINDNVPLNPNGGSGFNWVASIATSSNFFTPGKSPGEGALDLFDNKVGAGEAKWYDGSVLPSPGYRVAVQFPVQYALTRFTVASANDVPSRDPDIWRIIASDDGLTWVTIFAQSNDGVSVWGATRLQVNQWDVGTDFPGQRGYLWYGIEVTSVVSGSDPQLSEVEFFGTLAPEPASLVLLGAGVAAVVRRRRARR; the protein is encoded by the coding sequence TTGAAGACGCTGACACGCAAGCCCCATTCGCTCGCCGCGCTTGCCCTCCTGGTCTGCCTCGCGGCGTTCGCGCGCCCGGCCCAGGCGATGCTGATCCGCGGCATAGGCACGGGCGCGCTCGTGGGCGGCGACCTGACCGACCCCGAGAATGACATCAACGACAACGTGCCGCTCAATCCCAACGGCGGCTCGGGCTTCAACTGGGTCGCGAGCATCGCCACGAGCAGCAACTTCTTCACCCCGGGCAAGAGCCCCGGCGAGGGCGCACTCGACCTCTTCGACAACAAGGTCGGCGCCGGCGAGGCCAAGTGGTACGACGGCAGCGTCCTCCCCAGCCCGGGCTACCGAGTCGCCGTCCAGTTCCCCGTGCAATACGCCCTCACGCGCTTCACCGTGGCCTCGGCCAACGACGTGCCCAGCCGCGACCCGGACATCTGGCGCATCATCGCCTCCGACGACGGCTTGACCTGGGTGACCATCTTCGCCCAGAGCAACGACGGCGTGTCGGTGTGGGGCGCCACGCGGCTCCAGGTGAACCAGTGGGACGTCGGCACCGATTTCCCCGGCCAGCGCGGCTACCTGTGGTACGGGATCGAGGTCACCTCGGTGGTCTCGGGCAGCGACCCGCAGCTCAGCGAGGTCGAGTTCTTCGGCACCCTGGCGCCCGAGCCGGCGTCGCTGGTGCTGCTGGGCGCAGGCGTGGCCGCAGTGGTCCGCCGACGGCGTGCGCGTCGCTGA
- a CDS encoding GlsB/YeaQ/YmgE family stress response membrane protein, translating into MPLGQIISLLIVGAVTGTLAGGLVTRRREGFGHLLNLLCGVGGALIGGGLFNLLHINLGFGSIAVSLEDLVVAFVGALLLLGIVALLRGPSKKPRK; encoded by the coding sequence ATGCCGCTTGGCCAGATCATCTCGCTGCTGATCGTAGGCGCCGTGACGGGCACCCTCGCGGGCGGGCTGGTGACGCGCCGCCGCGAGGGCTTCGGCCACCTGTTGAACCTCCTGTGCGGCGTAGGGGGCGCGCTGATCGGCGGGGGCCTGTTCAACCTGCTTCACATCAACCTGGGTTTCGGCAGCATCGCCGTGAGCCTGGAGGACCTCGTCGTGGCCTTCGTGGGCGCGCTGCTCCTGCTGGGGATTGTGGCGCTGCTGCGCGGCCCATCGAAAAAGCCCAGAAAGTAA
- a CDS encoding aldolase/citrate lyase family protein yields MNGHDLAQALRAGRRVYGTCITAPSPRWPGVVKGLGLDFVFLDTEHVAQDREKLSWMCGAYRSLGIAPVVRIPEPDPYQACMVFDGGAEGVIAPYVETAAQVRALVGAAKLRPLKGERLHDRLEGKAPLEPQLESYLAERNAGSALIVNIESTPALAALDEIVAVAGLDAVLIGPHDLTCSLGVPEQYQHPRFDEAVRTIVRKARAAGVGAGIHYWLGTEQEIAWARDGLNLVIHSTDSVLFANALRADLATLRGALGDSAAARAPAEPQV; encoded by the coding sequence ATGAACGGACACGACCTGGCGCAGGCGTTACGAGCAGGGCGGCGCGTGTATGGCACCTGCATTACCGCGCCCTCGCCGCGCTGGCCCGGCGTGGTGAAGGGCCTTGGCCTCGACTTCGTGTTCCTTGACACCGAGCACGTGGCCCAGGACCGCGAGAAGTTGTCGTGGATGTGCGGGGCGTACCGCAGCCTGGGCATTGCGCCCGTGGTGCGCATCCCCGAGCCCGACCCGTATCAGGCCTGCATGGTCTTCGACGGCGGGGCCGAGGGGGTGATCGCGCCCTATGTGGAGACGGCGGCCCAGGTGCGCGCCCTCGTCGGCGCGGCCAAGCTGCGGCCGCTCAAGGGCGAGCGCCTCCATGATCGCCTGGAGGGCAAGGCTCCGCTCGAGCCCCAGTTGGAGAGCTACCTGGCCGAGCGCAACGCGGGCAGCGCGCTGATCGTGAACATCGAGAGCACGCCCGCCCTCGCCGCGCTGGACGAGATTGTCGCGGTAGCCGGCCTCGACGCCGTGCTGATCGGGCCGCACGACCTCACGTGCAGCCTGGGAGTCCCCGAGCAATACCAGCACCCGCGCTTCGACGAGGCGGTGCGCACCATCGTGCGCAAGGCCCGCGCCGCGGGCGTGGGCGCGGGCATTCACTACTGGCTGGGCACCGAGCAGGAGATCGCCTGGGCACGCGACGGCCTGAACCTGGTGATCCATAGCACCGACAGCGTGCTTTTCGCCAACGCCTTGCGGGCCGACCTGGCGACGCTGCGGGGCGCGCTGGGCGATAGCGCGGCCGCGCGCGCGCCTGCCGAGCCCCAGGTGTAG